The Primulina tabacum isolate GXHZ01 chromosome 16, ASM2559414v2, whole genome shotgun sequence genome window below encodes:
- the LOC142529279 gene encoding uncharacterized protein LOC142529279 gives MLGLKKKSQCFCLFWRIIKKNRLIGHDYLRTGQTISTHFHEVLGSVLKLHTILLVKPSPVDETCTDETWKWLKGCIGALDGTYINVHVPVLEKGKYRTRKGTIAVNVLGVCNRDMNFIYALCGWEGSAADARVLRDALSRDDGLKVERGCYYLCDNGYANVHGFLTPYRRVPYHRDAWGNRKNASQNYKALFKWRHNKARNVIERAFGLLKKRRVILRSPSFYPLKTPKRIIMAWILLHNFIRAQMLDNLVDEIEDETLSPMP, from the exons ATGTTAGGACTGAAGAAAAAGTCGCAATGTTTTTGTCTATTTTGGCGCATCATAAAAAAAAACCGACTCATTGGTCATGATTATCTACGAACTGGTCAAACAATCAGCACCCATTTCCATGAAGTGTTGGGGTCAGTATTGAAGTTACATACTATACTGCTTGTGAAGCCTTCCCCAGTCGATGAAACCTGCACCGACGAGACGTGGAAATGGCTCAAG GGTTGTATTGGTGCGTTGGATGGTACATATATAAATGTTCATGTGCCTGTATTAGAGAAGGGAAAGTACAGAACCAGAAAAGGAACCATTGCCGTGAATGTTTTGGGAGTGTGCAACCGAGATATGAACTTTATTTATGCCCTCTGTGGGTGGGAAGGATCGGCAGCGGATGCCCGAGTTCTTCGTGATGCATTATCACGTGATGACGGACTTAAAGTTGAAAGAG GTTGTTACTATTTGTGCGACAACGGATATGCAAACGTCCATGGATTCTTAACTCCATATAGAAGAGTACCATACCATAGGGATGCTTGGGGCAATCGCAAAAATGCTTCACAGAATTATAAAGCACTCTTCAAATGGAGACACAACAAAGCTAGGAATGTGATTGAAAGAGCTTTTGGCTTGCTTAAGAAAAGACGGGTTATTCTTCGAAGTCCTTCTTTCTACCCACTTAAAACTCCGAAAAGAATCATAATGGCTTGGATTTTGTTACACAACTTCATTCGAGCTCAAATGCTGGATAATCTTGTTGACGAGATTGAAGACGAGACATTAAGCCCAATGCCATAG
- the LOC142528430 gene encoding uncharacterized protein LOC142528430, with protein MAKAPPVAARWIPEDDLLLKNAVEGGASLEALAKGAVQFSRRFTLRELRDRWHSLLYDPDISGQSSAHMFELEISGFNPSSKFVRSDNNLKGNKEISQKRKLGSIRRKYYAMRKKFRSEFFSNSAFSLFEPDALEFSGHGADFQKRVTLDGDSMGQNCILGDSISDDLRLQEEDLDILRHAFPETVRDITAASDTTNVSRILCPRSVEENCPKGMLGRYGFDKNVSPSLRGTGNNMLNANIENRNGSFTLKHCSRNENTGNVSVELEGLPFKTTKSDDYSFQEIAFASEQPHLRHLRVQDISAPPLHDMCLQDVDQVSDDMLHDNANGQGNRSAVHTVEFADPDSLLNLSNESEILLMDVEEMHAEDQHCSSNITPVIQDSHIDYQENHLPLVNIEALTVSETNFTLSPTVNPVVLEATATSSPGEEQINPQSVVNVSSKSSDITELSDGQIFCTLNSEDTEIPCNDDIFLLIHPSASFGSSVTQPDLRSSVGASAAAHGKNYEQVFNLPTKSNDCMNAFGGPQKVGIHRSPESLPIDQLVGFSAKIQMNDSRTNTLLPGFAYKVNGDPGKGGLVHTISNTPSNRLTEKEVAGVAIRVRDSPSTVTFPESVDNSSGSDQEESLIDAEVPYFSDIEAMILEMDLDPYEQDYIITRQATSYMCDDTKRTIVRLEQGARSCLQRVMISQGALAVLYGRHLRHYITKPEIVLGRSTEDAYVDIDLRKEGRANKISRRQAIIKMEADGSFFLKNLGKSSMSVNGMTIETGQLLSLSCSCLIEIKGMSFMFEINERYVKQYLVNFGQKNKKSIKSEQLGRR; from the exons ATGGCAAAAGCTCCTCCTGTTGCGGCTCGGTGGATTCCCGAAGATGATCTCTTATTGAAGAATGCAGTTGAG GGTGGTGCATCCTTGGAAGCACTCGCTAAAGGTGCAGTCCAATTTTCTCGCAGATTTACTTTACGAGAACTGCGTGACAGATGGCACTCTCTTCTCTATGATCCAGATATTTCAGGTCAATCATCTGCTCACATGTTTGAGCTTGAGATCTCTGGCTTCAACCCTTCATCAAAGTTTGTTAGATCAGATAATAACTTGAAAGGAAATAAAGAGATCTCACAGAAGAGGAAATTGGGCAGTATCCGAAGGAAATATTATGCCATGCGAAAAAAATTTCGTAGTGAATTTTTCAGTAACTCTGCTTTTAGTTTATTCGAACCTGATGCTCTTGAATTCAGTGGGCATGGTGCTGATTTTCAGAAGCGGGTGACACTTGATGGTGATTCTATGGGTCAAAATTGCATTCTTGGAGATAGTATTTCGGATGATTTGCGGCTACAGGAAGAAGACTTGGATATTCTACGGCATGCCTTTCCAGAAACGGTAAGGGATATTACTGCGGCTTCGGATACAACAAATGTATCTCGGATTCTCTGTCCACGTTCCGTTGAAGAAAATTGCCCGAAGGGAATGCTCGGACGTTATGGATTTGATAAGAATGTTTCTCCATCACTACGAGGTACCGGAAACAATATGTTGAATGCAAATATCGAAAATAGAAACGGCTCGTTTACTCTCAAACATTGTTCAAGAAATGAAAATACTGGAAATGTTTCAGTTGAACTTGAGGGCTTACCATTTAAAACCACCAAGTCAGACGACTATTCTTTTCAAGAAATCGCATTTGCATCTGAGCAACCTCACTTACGTCACTTGAGAGTACAAGACATATCGGCTCCTCCCTTGCATGACATGTGCCTGCAAGATGTGGATCAGGTTTCTGATGATATGCttcatgataatgctaatggtCAGGGAAATAGATCTGCAGTGCACACAGTTGAATTTGCAGACCCAGATTCACTTTTGAACCTTTCAAACGAGAGTGAGATTCTCCTGATGGATGTGGAGGAAATGCATGCAGAGGATCAACATTGTTCTAGTAATATCACTCCAGTTATTCAGGATTCTCATATTGACTATCAGGAAAATCATCTTCCACTAGTTAATATTGAGGCACTAACAGTTTCAGAAACTAATTTTACACTTTCTCCAACTGTAAATCCTGTGGTATTGGAAGCCACTGCAACCTCTTCTCCTGGAGAAGAACAAATAAATCCGCAGTCAGTGGTTaatgtttcctcaaagtcatctGATATCACTGAACTCAGTGATGGCCAGATCTTCTGCACATTGAACTCTGAGGATACGGAAATTCCATGCAATGACGACATATTCTTACTAATCCATCCTTCCGCATCATTTGGTTCTTCTGTAACACAACCAGACCTCAGGAGTTCCGTAGGTGCATCTGCCGCAGCTCATGGGAAGAATTATGAACAAGTTTTTAATCTTCCAACTAAATCAAATGATTGCATGAATGCTTTTGGAGGACCTCAGAAGGTTGGGATACACAGGTCGCCAGAATCACTTCCCATTGACCAACTTGTTGGCTTTTCAGCGAAAATTCAAATGAATGATTCTAGAACCAACACCCTACTTCCTGGGTTTGCCTACAAGGTCAACGGAGATCCCGGTAAAGGTGGATTGGTGCACACAATTTCAAATACACCTAGCAATAGGTTGACAGAGAAAGAAGTTGCTGGAGTAGCTATTAGG GTGAGAGACAGCCCATCAACAGTGACATTTCCTGAATCAGTTGACAATTCCTCGGGGTCAGATCAGGAAGAATCACTGATTGATGCTGAAGTGCCTTATTTTTCTGACATAGAAGCTATG ATACTTGAGATGGACTTAGATCCATATGAGCAAGACTACATCATTACTAGGCAAG CTACAAGTTATATGTGCGATGATACTAAGAGGACAATCGTTAGGTTGGAACAAGGTGCTCGTTCCTGTTTGCAAAGAGTAATGATTTCTCAAGGAGCTCTTGCTGTCTTATATGGCCGTCATCTGAGGCATTATATCACGAAGCCTGAG ATTGTGCTTGGAAGATCAACGGAGGATGCTTATGTTGATATTGACCTGAGGAAAGAAGGCCGAGCTAATAAAATATCTAGGCGGCAG GCGATTATTAAGATGGAAGCTGATGGATCTTTCTTTCTGAAAAACCTTGGCAAGAGTTCAATGTCTGTTAATGGCatgacaatagaaactgggCAACTTCTGAGCCTTAGTTGCAGTTGTTTAATTGAG ATTAAGGGAATGAGTTTCATGTTTGAGATTAACGAAAGATATGTGAAGCAGTATTTGGTAAATTTTGGCCAGAAAAACAAGAAGTCTATCAAATCCGAACAGTTAGGCAGAAGATGA